One window of the Eucalyptus grandis isolate ANBG69807.140 chromosome 6, ASM1654582v1, whole genome shotgun sequence genome contains the following:
- the LOC104450750 gene encoding glycine-rich cell wall structural protein 1, which yields MNGGRSGARGGGGGDDGDDRGLLWKLPAVRSKQLGKLGPAFGVGAGCGLGAGLGLMGGLGFGPGIPGLQLGFGIGAGCGVGVGFGYGVGRGIAHDDTRRYSNVGNLFNGSGSLPTQDEIGALVDDLVINTKKLISATSREIDKWRR from the exons ATGAACGGCGGGAGGAGCGGAgcgaggggaggaggaggaggagacgacGGCGACGACCGGGGGCTCCTGTGGAAGCTCCCGGCGGTCCGATCGAAGCAGCTCGGCAAGCTGGGCCCCGCCTTCGGCGTCGGCGCCGGCTGCGGCCTCGGCGCTGGCCTCGGCCTCATGGGCG GGCTAGGCTTTGGTCCTGGAATTCCTGGTTTGCAGCTTGGCTTTGGGATAGGGGCCGGATGTGGTGTTGGTGTGGGATTTGGTTATGGCGTTGGAAGGGGGATCGCCCATGATGATACTCGTAGATACTCGAATGTGGGGAATCTCTTTAATGGTTCAGGAAGTCTTCCTACTCA GGATGAAATTGGTGCACTTGTTGATGATCTGGTAATCAACACGAAGAAGCTCATCAGTGCAACTTCAAGAGAAATTGACAAGTGGAGGAGATGA
- the LOC104450748 gene encoding chlorophyll a-b binding protein CP26, chloroplastic yields the protein MASLGVSEMLGNPLNFSSAARSAPTASSPATFKTVALFSRKKPAPPAKAKPVAVSPADEELAKWYGPDRRIFLPDGLLDRSEIPEYLTGEVPGDYGYDPFGLSKKPENFSKYQAYELIHARWAMLGAAGFIIPEAFNKFGANCGPEAVWFKTGALLLDGNTLNYFGKNIPINLIFAVIAEVVLVGGAEYYRIINGLDLEDKLHPGGPFDPLGLAKDPDQAAILKVKEIKNGRLAMFAMLGFFLQAYVTGEGPVENLAKHLSDPFGNNLLTVIAGTAERTPTL from the exons ATGGCTTCCCTCGGAGTCTCCGAGATGCTGGGCAACCCCCTCAACTTCAGCAGCGCAGCCAGGTCGGCCCCGACCGCCTCCAGCCCCGCCACTTTCAAGACCGTGGCCCTTTTCTCCAGGAAGAAGCCTGCCCCGCCTGCCAAGGCCAAGCCCGTTGCCGTCTCTCCAGCCGACGAGGAGCTCGCCAAGTGGTATG GTCCCGACAGGAGGATCTTCTTGCCTGATGGTCTCTTGGACCGGTCCGAGATCCCTGAGTACTTGACCGGAGAGGTGCCCGGAGA CTATGGTTATGATCCTTTTGGCCTCAGCAAGAAGCCAGAAAACTTCAGCAA ATACCAGGCCTATGAGTTGATCCATGCTAGATGGGCCATGCTCGGAGCTGCCGGATTCATTATCCCTGAGGCCTTCAACAAATTTGGCGCCAACTGTGGCCCCGAAGCTGTCTGGTTCAAG ACCGGAGCCCTACTCTTGGACGGGAACACATTGAACTACTTTGGCAAGAACATTCCCATCAATCTAATTTTTGCTGTCATTGCTGAGGTTGTTCTTGTTGGTGGTGCCGAGTACTACAGAATTATCAATGGCTTG GATTTGGAGGACAAGCTCCACCCTGGTGGTCCATTTGACCCATTGGGTCTCGCTAAGGACCCAGACCAGGCTGCCATCCTCAAGGTGAAGGAGATAAAAAACGGCCGCCTCGCCATGTTCGCCATGCTCGGTTTCTTCTTGCAAGCCTACGTTACTGGGGAGGGACCTGTCGAGAATCTTGCGAAGCACCTCAGTGATCCGTTTGGAAACAACTTGCTCACTGTGATTGCAGGAACAGCGGAAAGAACTCCTACCCTGTGA
- the LOC104450751 gene encoding MDIS1-interacting receptor like kinase 2, giving the protein MDLSHNHFNGELSWKWEHCDNLTSLRISNNNIFGQIPTIFGRMARLQVLDLSSNNLIGDIPRELGSLSMLLELDLSSNAITGNVPIEIGLLSDLARLNLASNNLSGSIPAQLGTCMSLWSLNLSRNKFQRSIPPKLGNIKFLEFLDLSYNNLSENIPGELAKMRMLQVLNISHNSLSGTIPNTFGDMLALTFVDVSYNDLEGPLPNNKAFNEAPFEAIQHNEGLCGNAIGLPKCNGSKNRNQGIAARIMMILILSFLGFLVLSSTLIVLVNHYRRRIIKREDNEGANNHNQRRITKREDNEGANDLNFMHILGYDGKVFYDRIIEATEGFDSKYYVGEGAYGIVYKAEISKGQTVAVKRTLSSQEDSGIVDMIPFKREIQALTNIRHRNIVKFYGFCFHAQCCFLVYEYMERGSLRMILKDNERAREFQWDKRVNVVRGVADALCYMHHECSPPLLHRDLTSNNILLDLDYQAHVSDFGTARLLRPDSSNWTAVAGTIGYIAPELAYSTIPTEKCDVYSFGVVALETIMGKHPGDHLSLEYSSSLQTESVMLKDVLDQRLSPSTLGLQDARDVVLIAKLAFECLQADPRLRPTMGQVSRELHFQVPLDIPLSAISLEQLRNLNVEKFRASQEMS; this is encoded by the exons ATGGACTTGAGTCACAATCATTTCAATGGCGAACTttcatggaaatgggagcattgTGATAATTTGACGAGTTTAAGGATATCAAACAACAACATTTTTGGTCAGATACCAACAATATTTGGAAGGATGGCTCGATTACAAGTACTAGACCTTTCTTCAAACAATTTAATTGGAGATATTCCAAGGGAATTGGGAAGTCTGTCGATGTTGTTAGAACTTGATCTAAGCAGCAACGCCATCACAGGAAATGTCCCGATTGAGATTGGACTTTTATCCGACCTGGCACGTCTAAACTTGGCATCAAACAATTTGAGCGGATCGATACCGGCGCAACTAGGTACATGCATGAGCTTGTGGAGCTTGAACTTGAGTAGAAACAAATTCCAGAGAAGCATTCCTCCTAAGTTGGGCAACATAAAATTCCTTGAGTTTCTTGATTTAAGTTATAATAATCTGTCTGAAAATATACCAGGAGAGCTTGCAAAGATGAGAATGTTGCAAGTTTTAAATATTTCCCACAATAGCCTGTCTGGTACCATCCCAAATACTTTTGGTGATATGTTGGCATTGACTTTCGTTGACGTATCCTACAATGACCTAGAAGGTCCTCTCCCAAATAACAAGGCTTTTAATGAGGCCCCCTTTGAAGCAATTCAACACAACGAAGGACTCTGTGGAAATGCTATTGGTTTACCAAAATGCAATGGGAGCAAGAATCGCAATCAAGGCATTGCAGCTAGAATCATGATGATCCTTATCCTCTCATTCTTGGGGTTCCTCGTTCTCTCTTCCACTTTGATTGTTCTTGTCAATCATTATCGAAGAAGGATTATCAAGAGAGAGGATAACGAAGGGGCAAACAATCATAATCAAAGAAGGATTACCAAGAGAGAGGATAATGAAGGGGCAAACGATTtgaatttcatgcatattttaGGTTATGATGGCAAAGTTTTCTATGACCGAATCATCGAGGCCACGGAAGGATTTGACTCCAAGTACTATGTGGGTGAAGGAGCATATGGAATTGTTTATAAAGCTGAGATATCAAAAGGTCAAACGGTTGCTGTCAAGCGAACCTTGTCATCCCAAGAAGATAGTGGGATTGTTGATATGATACCATTTAAAAGGGAAATTCAAGCCTTAACAAATATCCGTCACCGCAACATCgtgaaattttatggattttgcTTTCATGCCCAATGTTGTTTTTTGGTATATGAGTACATGGAAAGAGGAAGCTTGAGGATGATTTTGAAAGATAATGAAAGAGCAAGAGAATTTCAATGGGACAAGAGGGTAAATGTGGTTCGAGGAGTTGCAGATGCATTGTGCTATATGCATCATGAATGTTCACCTCCATTGTTACATCGAGACTTGACCAGTAATAATATTCTATTGGATCTCGACTATCAGGCTCACgtttccgattttggcactgcAAGACTATTGAGGCCGGATTCATCAAACTGGACTGCTGTTGCTGGCACCATCGGGTATATTGCTCCAG AGTTGGCTTATTCTACCATTCCTACTGAAAAGTgcgatgtgtatagctttggagttgtcGCATTAGAGACAATCATGGGAAAGCATCCGGGAGATCATCTCTCTCTAGAATATTCATCATCCCTCCAAACTGAATCAGTGATGTTGAAGGATGTGCTGGACCAACGTCTCTCGCCTTCTACACTTGGCCTTCAAGATGCAAGGGATGTGGTCTTGATCGCCAAGCTAGCATTCGAGTGCTTGCAAGCCGATCCGAGGCTTCGACCGACCATGGGACAAGTCTCACGTGAGCTTCACTTTCAAGTACCCCTGGATATACCACTCTCTGCAATCAGCTTAGAGCAACTTCGCAATCTTAATGTCGAAAAATTTAGAGCATCTCAGGAGATG AGCTAG